A genomic region of Stegostoma tigrinum isolate sSteTig4 chromosome 15, sSteTig4.hap1, whole genome shotgun sequence contains the following coding sequences:
- the lamp2 gene encoding lysosome-associated membrane glycoprotein 2 isoform X4, protein MSRYVVLHSAALLVAALSLIQAVKIEVHGKDNKTCIYAVLSVNFTVLYEGNGTMENATFQLPDSLSTNGSTCGGNSSAPLLNMGFGTGHSLSLNFSRTDGKFSGDVLTFTYNTSDAKLFPGAINQSVKLVVVNSLMESVPLNTIYTCRSVKAIASEAVVMIFWHVGIQAFVVNGTISKNESFCKADVSTTVTPITTQASSTVAPIPTEPSPDLPAVGNYTIKNGSDPCLLANMGLQLNITNKDNQTHVININSSSTASGRCGDKHSVLVLEDTDATIWFHFFVEQAKFFLKEVKVNVTLLLNGSTTTFNCSNGSLKHWQAFVGSSYMCRNEQQLVVTDQLAINTFNVWVQPFDVKNGTFSRAEECLADSDLGFLVPIAVGAALGLLIILVIISYVIGRRRSQTGYQSV, encoded by the exons ATGTCGCGTTATGTAGTTCTTCACTCTGCTGCACTGCTCGTTGCAG CATTGTCACTTATTCAAGCAGTCAAGATTGAAGTCCATGGCAAAGATAACAAAACCTGTATATATGCTGTACTGTCTGTTAACTTCACTGTCCTTTATGAAGGAAATGGGACAATG gaAAATGCAACTTTCCAGTTGCCAGATTCACTATCCACTAATGGAAGCACATGTGGTGGCAACAGTTCAGCTCCCTTGTTGAACATGGGCTTTGGTACTGGTCATTCCTTGAGCTTAAACTTCTCTCGTACTGATGGCAAATTTAGTGGCGATGTATTGACTTTCACTTACAACACCAGTGATGCAAAACTCTTTCCTGGAGCAATAAACCAAA GTGTAAAACTTGTGGTTGTGAATTCCTTGATGGAATCTGTACCCCTGAACACAATCTACACATGCAGAAGTGTTAAAGCTATTGCAAGTGAAGCAGTTGTCATGATTTTCTGGCATGTTGGTATTCAAGCCTTTGTGGTGAATGGAACAATCAGCAAAAATG AATCCTTCTGTAAAGCGGATGTGTCAACCACTGTTACACCTATTACAACACAGGCAAGTTCCACTGTGGCCCCAATCCCAACTGAGCCATCTCCAGACCTGCCAGCAGTGGGCAATTATACCATTAAGAATGGAAGCGATCCTTGTCTCCTTGCTAATATGGGACTACAGCTAAACATTACCAACAAAGATAACCAG ACACATGTAATTAATATAAATTCCAGTTCTACTGCCAGTGGCCGCTGTGGGGATAAACATTCAGTCCTCGTCCTAGAAGATACAGATGCAACcatttggtttcatttctttgtg GAGCAAGCAAAATTCTTCTTGAAGGAGGTGAAAGTTAACGTAACATTGCTTTTAAATGGTTCCA CAACTACATTTAACTGCAGCAATGGTAGTCTTAAGCATTGGCAGGCATTTGTTGGAAGTTCATACATGTGTCGCAATGAACAGCAGCTAGTTGTGACTGACCAATTGGCTATTAATACATTTAATGTATGGGTCCAACCATTTGACGTCAAGAATGGAACCTTTTCCAGAG CTGAAGAATGTCTTGCTGATTCTGACCTGGGTTTTCTGGTACCAAtcgctgttggagctgcactgggCCTATTAATAATTCTTGTCATCATATCTTATGTAATTGGACGAAGGAGGAGCCAGACTGGCTACCAATCTGTATAA
- the lamp2 gene encoding lysosome-associated membrane glycoprotein 2 isoform X3: protein MSRYVVLHSAALLVAALSLIQAVKIEVHGKDNKTCIYAVLSVNFTVLYEGNGTMENATFQLPDSLSTNGSTCGGNSSAPLLNMGFGTGHSLSLNFSRTDGKFSGDVLTFTYNTSDAKLFPGAINQSMTCVKLVVVNSLMESVPLNTIYTCRSVKAIASEAVVMIFWHVGIQAFVVNGTISKNESFCKADVSTTVTPITTQASSTVAPIPTEPSPDLPAVGNYTIKNGSDPCLLANMGLQLNITNKDNQTHVININSSSTASGRCGDKHSVLVLEDTDATIWFHFFVEQAKFFLKEVKVNVTLLLNGSTTTFNCSNGSLKHWQAFVGSSYMCRNEQQLVVTDQLAINTFNVWVQPFDVKNGTFSRAEDCKANDHYIVPIAVGAALGALILIVLVIYIIGRRQNRSHGYEHF, encoded by the exons ATGTCGCGTTATGTAGTTCTTCACTCTGCTGCACTGCTCGTTGCAG CATTGTCACTTATTCAAGCAGTCAAGATTGAAGTCCATGGCAAAGATAACAAAACCTGTATATATGCTGTACTGTCTGTTAACTTCACTGTCCTTTATGAAGGAAATGGGACAATG gaAAATGCAACTTTCCAGTTGCCAGATTCACTATCCACTAATGGAAGCACATGTGGTGGCAACAGTTCAGCTCCCTTGTTGAACATGGGCTTTGGTACTGGTCATTCCTTGAGCTTAAACTTCTCTCGTACTGATGGCAAATTTAGTGGCGATGTATTGACTTTCACTTACAACACCAGTGATGCAAAACTCTTTCCTGGAGCAATAAACCAAAGTATGACTT GTGTAAAACTTGTGGTTGTGAATTCCTTGATGGAATCTGTACCCCTGAACACAATCTACACATGCAGAAGTGTTAAAGCTATTGCAAGTGAAGCAGTTGTCATGATTTTCTGGCATGTTGGTATTCAAGCCTTTGTGGTGAATGGAACAATCAGCAAAAATG AATCCTTCTGTAAAGCGGATGTGTCAACCACTGTTACACCTATTACAACACAGGCAAGTTCCACTGTGGCCCCAATCCCAACTGAGCCATCTCCAGACCTGCCAGCAGTGGGCAATTATACCATTAAGAATGGAAGCGATCCTTGTCTCCTTGCTAATATGGGACTACAGCTAAACATTACCAACAAAGATAACCAG ACACATGTAATTAATATAAATTCCAGTTCTACTGCCAGTGGCCGCTGTGGGGATAAACATTCAGTCCTCGTCCTAGAAGATACAGATGCAACcatttggtttcatttctttgtg GAGCAAGCAAAATTCTTCTTGAAGGAGGTGAAAGTTAACGTAACATTGCTTTTAAATGGTTCCA CAACTACATTTAACTGCAGCAATGGTAGTCTTAAGCATTGGCAGGCATTTGTTGGAAGTTCATACATGTGTCGCAATGAACAGCAGCTAGTTGTGACTGACCAATTGGCTATTAATACATTTAATGTATGGGTCCAACCATTTGACGTCAAGAATGGAACCTTTTCCAGAG CTGAAGACTGCAAAGCAAATGACCACTACATCGTGCCTATTGCAGTTGGAGCAGCGTTGGGAGCACTAATTTTGATTGTGCTGGTCATCTACATCATTGGTCGTAGGCAGAATCGCAGTCATGGATATGAGCACTTCTAA
- the lamp2 gene encoding lysosome-associated membrane glycoprotein 2 isoform X1, whose protein sequence is MSRYVVLHSAALLVAALSLIQAVKIEVHGKDNKTCIYAVLSVNFTVLYEGNGTMENATFQLPDSLSTNGSTCGGNSSAPLLNMGFGTGHSLSLNFSRTDGKFSGDVLTFTYNTSDAKLFPGAINQSMTCVKLVVVNSLMESVPLNTIYTCRSVKAIASEAVVMIFWHVGIQAFVVNGTISKNESFCKADVSTTVTPITTQASSTVAPIPTEPSPDLPAVGNYTIKNGSDPCLLANMGLQLNITNKDNQTHVININSSSTASGRCGDKHSVLVLEDTDATIWFHFFVEQAKFFLKEVKVNVTLLLNGSTTTFNCSNGSLKHWQAFVGSSYMCRNEQQLVVTDQLAINTFNVWVQPFDVKNGTFSRAEECLADSDLGFLVPIAVGAALGLLIILVIISYVIGRRRSQTGYQSV, encoded by the exons ATGTCGCGTTATGTAGTTCTTCACTCTGCTGCACTGCTCGTTGCAG CATTGTCACTTATTCAAGCAGTCAAGATTGAAGTCCATGGCAAAGATAACAAAACCTGTATATATGCTGTACTGTCTGTTAACTTCACTGTCCTTTATGAAGGAAATGGGACAATG gaAAATGCAACTTTCCAGTTGCCAGATTCACTATCCACTAATGGAAGCACATGTGGTGGCAACAGTTCAGCTCCCTTGTTGAACATGGGCTTTGGTACTGGTCATTCCTTGAGCTTAAACTTCTCTCGTACTGATGGCAAATTTAGTGGCGATGTATTGACTTTCACTTACAACACCAGTGATGCAAAACTCTTTCCTGGAGCAATAAACCAAAGTATGACTT GTGTAAAACTTGTGGTTGTGAATTCCTTGATGGAATCTGTACCCCTGAACACAATCTACACATGCAGAAGTGTTAAAGCTATTGCAAGTGAAGCAGTTGTCATGATTTTCTGGCATGTTGGTATTCAAGCCTTTGTGGTGAATGGAACAATCAGCAAAAATG AATCCTTCTGTAAAGCGGATGTGTCAACCACTGTTACACCTATTACAACACAGGCAAGTTCCACTGTGGCCCCAATCCCAACTGAGCCATCTCCAGACCTGCCAGCAGTGGGCAATTATACCATTAAGAATGGAAGCGATCCTTGTCTCCTTGCTAATATGGGACTACAGCTAAACATTACCAACAAAGATAACCAG ACACATGTAATTAATATAAATTCCAGTTCTACTGCCAGTGGCCGCTGTGGGGATAAACATTCAGTCCTCGTCCTAGAAGATACAGATGCAACcatttggtttcatttctttgtg GAGCAAGCAAAATTCTTCTTGAAGGAGGTGAAAGTTAACGTAACATTGCTTTTAAATGGTTCCA CAACTACATTTAACTGCAGCAATGGTAGTCTTAAGCATTGGCAGGCATTTGTTGGAAGTTCATACATGTGTCGCAATGAACAGCAGCTAGTTGTGACTGACCAATTGGCTATTAATACATTTAATGTATGGGTCCAACCATTTGACGTCAAGAATGGAACCTTTTCCAGAG CTGAAGAATGTCTTGCTGATTCTGACCTGGGTTTTCTGGTACCAAtcgctgttggagctgcactgggCCTATTAATAATTCTTGTCATCATATCTTATGTAATTGGACGAAGGAGGAGCCAGACTGGCTACCAATCTGTATAA
- the lamp2 gene encoding lysosome-associated membrane glycoprotein 2 isoform X5, whose product MSRYVVLHSAALLVAALSLIQAVKIEVHGKDNKTCIYAVLSVNFTVLYEGNGTMENATFQLPDSLSTNGSTCGGNSSAPLLNMGFGTGHSLSLNFSRTDGKFSGDVLTFTYNTSDAKLFPGAINQSVKLVVVNSLMESVPLNTIYTCRSVKAIASEAVVMIFWHVGIQAFVVNGTISKNESFCKADVSTTVTPITTQASSTVAPIPTEPSPDLPAVGNYTIKNGSDPCLLANMGLQLNITNKDNQTHVININSSSTASGRCGDKHSVLVLEDTDATIWFHFFVEQAKFFLKEVKVNVTLLLNGSTTTFNCSNGSLKHWQAFVGSSYMCRNEQQLVVTDQLAINTFNVWVQPFDVKNGTFSRAEDCKANDHYIVPIAVGAALGALILIVLVIYIIGRRQNRSHGYEHF is encoded by the exons ATGTCGCGTTATGTAGTTCTTCACTCTGCTGCACTGCTCGTTGCAG CATTGTCACTTATTCAAGCAGTCAAGATTGAAGTCCATGGCAAAGATAACAAAACCTGTATATATGCTGTACTGTCTGTTAACTTCACTGTCCTTTATGAAGGAAATGGGACAATG gaAAATGCAACTTTCCAGTTGCCAGATTCACTATCCACTAATGGAAGCACATGTGGTGGCAACAGTTCAGCTCCCTTGTTGAACATGGGCTTTGGTACTGGTCATTCCTTGAGCTTAAACTTCTCTCGTACTGATGGCAAATTTAGTGGCGATGTATTGACTTTCACTTACAACACCAGTGATGCAAAACTCTTTCCTGGAGCAATAAACCAAA GTGTAAAACTTGTGGTTGTGAATTCCTTGATGGAATCTGTACCCCTGAACACAATCTACACATGCAGAAGTGTTAAAGCTATTGCAAGTGAAGCAGTTGTCATGATTTTCTGGCATGTTGGTATTCAAGCCTTTGTGGTGAATGGAACAATCAGCAAAAATG AATCCTTCTGTAAAGCGGATGTGTCAACCACTGTTACACCTATTACAACACAGGCAAGTTCCACTGTGGCCCCAATCCCAACTGAGCCATCTCCAGACCTGCCAGCAGTGGGCAATTATACCATTAAGAATGGAAGCGATCCTTGTCTCCTTGCTAATATGGGACTACAGCTAAACATTACCAACAAAGATAACCAG ACACATGTAATTAATATAAATTCCAGTTCTACTGCCAGTGGCCGCTGTGGGGATAAACATTCAGTCCTCGTCCTAGAAGATACAGATGCAACcatttggtttcatttctttgtg GAGCAAGCAAAATTCTTCTTGAAGGAGGTGAAAGTTAACGTAACATTGCTTTTAAATGGTTCCA CAACTACATTTAACTGCAGCAATGGTAGTCTTAAGCATTGGCAGGCATTTGTTGGAAGTTCATACATGTGTCGCAATGAACAGCAGCTAGTTGTGACTGACCAATTGGCTATTAATACATTTAATGTATGGGTCCAACCATTTGACGTCAAGAATGGAACCTTTTCCAGAG CTGAAGACTGCAAAGCAAATGACCACTACATCGTGCCTATTGCAGTTGGAGCAGCGTTGGGAGCACTAATTTTGATTGTGCTGGTCATCTACATCATTGGTCGTAGGCAGAATCGCAGTCATGGATATGAGCACTTCTAA
- the lamp2 gene encoding lysosome-associated membrane glycoprotein 2 isoform X2 gives MSRYVVLHSAALLVAALSLIQAVKIEVHGKDNKTCIYAVLSVNFTVLYEGNGTMENATFQLPDSLSTNGSTCGGNSSAPLLNMGFGTGHSLSLNFSRTDGKFSGDVLTFTYNTSDAKLFPGAINQSMTCVKLVVVNSLMESVPLNTIYTCRSVKAIASEAVVMIFWHVGIQAFVVNGTISKNESFCKADVSTTVTPITTQASSTVAPIPTEPSPDLPAVGNYTIKNGSDPCLLANMGLQLNITNKDNQTHVININSSSTASGRCGDKHSVLVLEDTDATIWFHFFVEQAKFFLKEVKVNVTLLLNGSTTTFNCSNGSLKHWQAFVGSSYMCRNEQQLVVTDQLAINTFNVWVQPFDVKNGTFSRAEECSLDDDSILIPIIVGAALAGLIVIVVISYVIGRRRSYAGYQTL, from the exons ATGTCGCGTTATGTAGTTCTTCACTCTGCTGCACTGCTCGTTGCAG CATTGTCACTTATTCAAGCAGTCAAGATTGAAGTCCATGGCAAAGATAACAAAACCTGTATATATGCTGTACTGTCTGTTAACTTCACTGTCCTTTATGAAGGAAATGGGACAATG gaAAATGCAACTTTCCAGTTGCCAGATTCACTATCCACTAATGGAAGCACATGTGGTGGCAACAGTTCAGCTCCCTTGTTGAACATGGGCTTTGGTACTGGTCATTCCTTGAGCTTAAACTTCTCTCGTACTGATGGCAAATTTAGTGGCGATGTATTGACTTTCACTTACAACACCAGTGATGCAAAACTCTTTCCTGGAGCAATAAACCAAAGTATGACTT GTGTAAAACTTGTGGTTGTGAATTCCTTGATGGAATCTGTACCCCTGAACACAATCTACACATGCAGAAGTGTTAAAGCTATTGCAAGTGAAGCAGTTGTCATGATTTTCTGGCATGTTGGTATTCAAGCCTTTGTGGTGAATGGAACAATCAGCAAAAATG AATCCTTCTGTAAAGCGGATGTGTCAACCACTGTTACACCTATTACAACACAGGCAAGTTCCACTGTGGCCCCAATCCCAACTGAGCCATCTCCAGACCTGCCAGCAGTGGGCAATTATACCATTAAGAATGGAAGCGATCCTTGTCTCCTTGCTAATATGGGACTACAGCTAAACATTACCAACAAAGATAACCAG ACACATGTAATTAATATAAATTCCAGTTCTACTGCCAGTGGCCGCTGTGGGGATAAACATTCAGTCCTCGTCCTAGAAGATACAGATGCAACcatttggtttcatttctttgtg GAGCAAGCAAAATTCTTCTTGAAGGAGGTGAAAGTTAACGTAACATTGCTTTTAAATGGTTCCA CAACTACATTTAACTGCAGCAATGGTAGTCTTAAGCATTGGCAGGCATTTGTTGGAAGTTCATACATGTGTCGCAATGAACAGCAGCTAGTTGTGACTGACCAATTGGCTATTAATACATTTAATGTATGGGTCCAACCATTTGACGTCAAGAATGGAACCTTTTCCAGAG CTGAAGAGTGTTCTCTGGATGATGACAGCATCCTTATCCCTATTATAGTTGGTGCTGCTCTGGCTGGCTTAATTGTGATTGTTGTGATTTCTTATGTGATCGGTAGAAGAAGAAGCTATGCTGGATACCAAACACTCTAA